One window of the Rhodococcus sovatensis genome contains the following:
- a CDS encoding 1-acyl-sn-glycerol-3-phosphate acyltransferase, translating into MDRPAVILENDETVYDFYLRHQQNRQVARLAYAALARRFKPRVSYSEGAREEIRRLVYDDTRLIIAVNHVSETDPYTVAAAAWASPLRPAIGRTRVLAKDELFQEPKQRKRIDMMGGIPVFRGKNHGMRAVSAAGNRMMDVSAERVRRGDDLAVFPEGTCNLVDPTQIQHVGSGIGHIAARIRKLGVEPVLICMGLSYGPAQKLKSASVYIDQPITGLPDKPLHIVRTVADGMQKALDGAVAAY; encoded by the coding sequence ATGGATCGACCCGCGGTAATTCTGGAGAACGACGAGACCGTTTACGACTTCTACCTGCGTCACCAGCAGAACCGTCAGGTCGCGAGGCTGGCCTATGCGGCCCTTGCCCGTCGGTTCAAGCCGCGGGTGAGCTATTCCGAAGGTGCACGCGAGGAAATACGCAGGCTGGTCTACGACGACACCCGACTGATCATCGCTGTCAATCACGTCTCCGAGACAGACCCGTATACCGTCGCCGCAGCAGCCTGGGCAAGTCCCTTGCGTCCGGCGATCGGTAGGACGCGGGTGTTGGCCAAGGACGAACTGTTCCAGGAACCGAAGCAGCGCAAGCGAATCGACATGATGGGCGGCATCCCGGTATTTCGGGGCAAGAATCACGGCATGCGCGCGGTCAGCGCAGCGGGAAACAGGATGATGGATGTCAGCGCGGAACGCGTCCGGCGTGGGGACGATCTTGCAGTGTTCCCGGAAGGTACGTGCAACCTGGTCGACCCGACGCAGATTCAACATGTCGGCAGCGGCATCGGCCACATCGCCGCGCGGATTCGCAAGCTAGGCGTCGAGCCGGTTCTGATCTGCATGGGCTTGAGTTACGGGCCTGCGCAGAAGTTGAAGTCTGCGAGCGTCTACATCGACCAACCGATCACCGGATTACCGGACAAGCCGCTCCATATCGTCCGCACCGTGGCGGACGGAATGCAGAAAGCACTCGACGGTGCAGTGGCCGCTTACTGA
- the fabG gene encoding 3-oxoacyl-ACP reductase FabG, which translates to MSDAVKTAVVTGSARGIGAAVAKRLAKDGFGVAVVDLDEAACADTVDAIKSAGGQAVAIGANVADEESVQTAVDRIASEFGAPTVLINNAGITRDNLLFKMTVQDWDSVLGVHLRGSFLMTRAVQKHMIDAKWGRIVNLSSTSALGNRGQANYSAAKAGMQGFTKTLAIELGKFGVTANAIAPGFIETEMTAATAERVGVPFEDFKAAAASQIPVNRVGNPDDIAHLASFFVSEGAGFISGQVVYAAGGPKD; encoded by the coding sequence GTGAGTGATGCAGTGAAGACCGCCGTAGTGACCGGAAGCGCACGAGGAATCGGCGCCGCCGTGGCCAAGCGACTGGCCAAGGACGGATTCGGAGTCGCCGTCGTCGACCTCGACGAAGCCGCGTGTGCCGATACCGTCGACGCCATCAAGTCGGCCGGTGGTCAGGCCGTCGCAATCGGGGCCAACGTGGCCGACGAGGAATCGGTGCAGACGGCGGTTGACCGTATCGCGTCCGAATTCGGTGCGCCGACCGTGCTGATCAACAACGCGGGGATCACGCGCGACAACCTGCTGTTCAAGATGACCGTCCAGGATTGGGATTCCGTGCTCGGCGTGCACCTGCGCGGATCGTTCCTGATGACCCGCGCGGTCCAGAAGCACATGATCGACGCCAAGTGGGGTCGGATTGTCAACCTGTCGAGCACGTCGGCACTCGGTAATCGCGGGCAGGCGAACTACTCGGCAGCCAAGGCCGGCATGCAGGGATTCACGAAGACCCTCGCCATCGAACTCGGCAAGTTCGGCGTGACCGCCAATGCGATCGCCCCGGGGTTCATCGAGACCGAGATGACTGCCGCCACTGCGGAGCGTGTCGGGGTGCCGTTCGAGGACTTCAAAGCAGCTGCAGCGTCGCAGATTCCGGTCAATCGCGTCGGAAATCCGGATGACATAGCGCATCTCGCGTCCTTCTTCGTCAGCGAGGGTGCGGGCTTCATCTCGGGCCAGGTCGTTTACGCCGCTGGTGGCCCGAAGGATTGA
- a CDS encoding 3-hydroxybutyryl-CoA dehydrogenase: MNLVGVIGGGTMGAGIAEMCARSGSSVLILETSQATADAAEARLDKSFARAVKSGRIESDAAEKARAAISLTLDINDFADRDLVIEAAPEIESLKLDLFGKLDSIVKPEGILATNTSSIPVIKMANATKRPDKVVGVHFFNPVPVLPLVEIVVSLLTSEETVAAVTDYAGNTLGKKTIRAGDRAGFIVNALLIPYMVSAIRMLESGFASAEDIDEGMVNGCAHPMGPLRLTDTVGLDVTLAVAESLYAEFREPHYAPPPLLQRMVDAGMLGRKSGKGFYTY; the protein is encoded by the coding sequence ATCAACCTCGTAGGCGTCATCGGTGGCGGCACCATGGGAGCAGGCATCGCCGAGATGTGCGCCCGCTCCGGTAGTTCCGTGCTGATTCTCGAAACCAGCCAGGCCACGGCCGACGCCGCCGAAGCGCGCCTCGACAAGTCGTTCGCCCGCGCCGTCAAGTCCGGCCGCATCGAATCCGATGCAGCCGAGAAGGCGCGCGCTGCAATCTCGTTGACTCTCGACATCAACGATTTCGCAGACCGCGACCTCGTGATCGAAGCGGCACCGGAGATCGAATCGCTCAAGCTGGACCTGTTCGGCAAGCTCGATTCCATCGTCAAGCCCGAAGGAATCCTGGCCACGAACACCTCGTCTATCCCGGTCATCAAGATGGCCAATGCGACGAAGCGTCCCGACAAGGTCGTCGGGGTCCACTTCTTCAACCCCGTGCCGGTGTTGCCGTTGGTGGAGATCGTCGTCAGCTTGCTCACCAGCGAAGAGACCGTAGCTGCGGTAACCGACTATGCAGGAAACACTCTCGGCAAGAAGACGATTCGTGCCGGGGATCGCGCCGGATTCATCGTCAACGCGTTGCTCATTCCGTACATGGTCTCGGCCATCCGCATGCTCGAGTCCGGCTTTGCGAGCGCCGAGGACATCGACGAGGGCATGGTCAACGGGTGTGCGCACCCGATGGGGCCGTTGCGTCTCACCGACACCGTCGGGCTCGACGTCACCCTGGCTGTCGCAGAATCCCTGTACGCAGAGTTCCGCGAGCCGCACTACGCCCCGCCGCCGCTCCTGCAGCGGATGGTCGATGCTGGCATGCTCGGCCGCAAGAGCGGCAAGGGTTTCTACACGTACTGA
- a CDS encoding acyl-CoA dehydrogenase, whose protein sequence is MAGNPDFDLFRLPEEHDELRAAIRALAEKEIAPYAKAVDEDARFPDEALSALNSSGFNAIHVPEAYDGQGADSVATCIVIEEVARVCGSSSLIPAVNKLGTMGLILKGSEELKQQVLPSLAGGAMASYALSEREAGSDAAGMRTRAKAEGDDWILNGSKCWITNGGKSDWYTVMAVTDPDKGANGISSFIVHKDDEGFVVGPKEKKLGIKGSPTAELYFENCKIPGDRIIGEPGTGFKTALETLDHTRPTIGAQAVGLAQGALDAAIEYTKDRKQFGQSISSFQAVQFMLADMAMKVEAARLMVYTSAARAERGEKNLGFISAAAKCFASDVAMEVTTDAVQLFGGAGYTTDFPVERMMRDAKITQIYEGTNQIQRVVMSRALLK, encoded by the coding sequence ATGGCCGGAAATCCGGATTTCGATCTCTTTCGCCTGCCGGAAGAGCACGATGAACTACGCGCGGCCATTCGCGCGCTCGCCGAGAAGGAGATCGCTCCGTACGCCAAGGCGGTCGACGAGGACGCACGCTTCCCCGACGAGGCACTGTCTGCACTCAACAGTTCCGGTTTCAACGCCATCCACGTTCCCGAGGCATACGACGGCCAAGGTGCCGACTCGGTAGCCACCTGCATCGTCATCGAGGAAGTTGCCCGCGTCTGCGGCTCGTCCTCGCTGATTCCTGCCGTCAACAAGCTCGGCACGATGGGCCTGATCCTCAAGGGCTCCGAAGAGCTCAAGCAGCAGGTTCTGCCGTCCCTCGCGGGCGGCGCGATGGCGTCGTACGCGCTGTCCGAGCGTGAAGCCGGCTCCGACGCGGCCGGCATGCGTACCCGCGCCAAGGCCGAGGGTGACGACTGGATCCTCAACGGTTCGAAGTGTTGGATCACCAACGGCGGCAAGTCCGACTGGTACACCGTCATGGCCGTCACCGACCCTGACAAGGGCGCAAACGGTATCTCCTCGTTCATCGTCCACAAAGACGACGAAGGATTCGTCGTCGGGCCGAAGGAGAAGAAGCTCGGAATCAAGGGTTCGCCCACCGCCGAGCTGTACTTCGAGAACTGCAAGATCCCCGGCGACCGCATCATCGGAGAGCCCGGCACCGGATTCAAGACGGCGCTCGAGACCCTCGATCACACCCGCCCCACCATCGGTGCTCAGGCTGTCGGTCTCGCCCAAGGTGCCCTCGATGCGGCGATCGAATACACGAAGGACCGCAAGCAGTTCGGGCAGTCGATCAGCAGCTTCCAGGCCGTGCAATTCATGCTCGCCGACATGGCGATGAAGGTCGAAGCCGCGCGTCTGATGGTATACACCTCGGCCGCTCGTGCCGAGCGCGGTGAGAAGAACCTCGGGTTCATCTCCGCGGCAGCGAAGTGCTTTGCCTCCGACGTGGCCATGGAGGTCACCACCGACGCCGTGCAGCTCTTCGGCGGCGCGGGCTACACCACCGACTTCCCGGTCGAACGCATGATGCGCGACGCCAAGATCACCCAGATCTACGAGGGCACCAACCAGATTCAGCGTGTCGTCATGTCGCGGGCGCTGCTCAAATGA
- a CDS encoding TetR family transcriptional regulator: protein MRDSEDSDAFRLSVAKAALDLFAVNGYEATSVDDIAEASGISRRTFFRQFRGKDDVIFADHEILLEQTASFLERPHKDPWIAVCEAAQLVFERFSGWKEQSRLRYQVVHENPALRDREIVTVFRYDRLFVDYLRQALPTHSHLEILQFSASVTATHNYILRRMIRDGVPTSASDLQEALGKVRAGFDTGSEQVVVAVFPRGTSRTAIADALAEHWD, encoded by the coding sequence ATGCGTGACTCCGAGGACTCCGACGCCTTTCGCCTGTCCGTGGCGAAAGCAGCCCTCGACCTGTTCGCAGTGAACGGCTACGAGGCCACCTCGGTCGACGACATAGCCGAAGCGTCGGGAATCTCGCGCAGGACGTTCTTTCGTCAGTTTCGCGGTAAGGACGACGTCATCTTCGCCGACCACGAAATCCTGCTGGAGCAGACTGCATCGTTTCTGGAACGCCCGCACAAGGATCCTTGGATAGCCGTCTGCGAAGCAGCCCAACTGGTATTCGAGCGATTTTCCGGCTGGAAGGAACAGTCTCGGCTGCGGTATCAGGTCGTGCACGAGAACCCGGCGCTGCGCGACCGCGAAATCGTCACGGTCTTTCGGTACGACCGGTTGTTCGTCGACTACCTTCGCCAAGCCCTACCCACGCACTCCCACCTGGAGATTCTGCAGTTCTCGGCGTCGGTCACGGCGACGCACAACTACATACTGAGGCGAATGATTCGGGACGGCGTCCCGACCAGTGCGAGCGACCTTCAAGAGGCACTCGGCAAGGTCCGAGCCGGATTCGACACCGGATCCGAGCAGGTCGTCGTCGCTGTCTTCCCCCGCGGCACCTCGCGTACGGCGATCGCCGACGCCCTCGCCGAACACTGGGACTAG
- a CDS encoding FGGY-family carbohydrate kinase has translation MALVAGIDSSTQSCKVFVRDADSGEVVRRGRARHPDGTEIGPAVWKAALETALDEAGGLDDVDAVAVGAQQHGMICLDESGEVVRPALLWNDTRSASSGADLVEEFGGGQAWADAVGVVPVAAITVAKLRWLADHEPENADRTAAVCLPHDWLSWQLGGAAGLDSLATDRGDASGTGYYSARTDAYREDLLELGMRGRRPRLPRVAGPYDRIGETASGAVIGPGTGDNAAAALGLAAKVGDVVVSVGTSGVVSAVTDIAAADPSGIIAGFADATGRQLPLVCTLNAARVLDATASLLGVDHDGLSRLALSTPSEGLVLIPYFEGERTPNRPDASGALHGLRLGNSTPGHLARAALEGLLCGLADGIDALRTAGVDTRRVLLIGGGAQSAALCELAPAILGVPIVVPEPGEYVADGAARQAAWALAGTPEPPQWASARARTFEADPNPEIRERYAEVRDLTEGV, from the coding sequence TTGGCTCTCGTAGCAGGAATCGACTCGTCCACCCAGTCGTGCAAAGTGTTTGTCCGAGATGCTGATTCGGGCGAAGTCGTGCGGCGTGGACGGGCACGTCATCCCGACGGTACCGAGATCGGTCCAGCGGTGTGGAAGGCCGCGCTCGAGACCGCTCTCGACGAAGCAGGTGGTCTCGACGACGTCGACGCGGTTGCCGTCGGTGCTCAGCAGCACGGGATGATCTGTCTCGACGAGTCCGGTGAGGTCGTTCGGCCGGCATTGCTGTGGAACGACACGCGATCTGCGTCGTCCGGAGCGGATCTCGTCGAGGAGTTCGGGGGAGGCCAAGCATGGGCAGATGCAGTGGGCGTCGTCCCGGTCGCGGCGATCACCGTCGCCAAGCTCCGGTGGCTCGCTGACCACGAACCCGAGAACGCTGATCGCACCGCGGCGGTTTGCCTCCCGCACGACTGGCTCAGTTGGCAACTCGGCGGCGCGGCAGGGCTCGACTCGTTGGCTACCGACCGCGGCGACGCCAGCGGCACCGGCTACTACTCGGCCCGGACCGACGCCTACCGCGAGGATCTGCTGGAGCTGGGTATGCGTGGGCGTAGGCCGCGCTTGCCACGCGTTGCGGGGCCGTACGACCGGATCGGCGAAACAGCGTCCGGCGCTGTGATCGGACCGGGAACCGGTGACAATGCCGCAGCTGCACTCGGTTTGGCCGCGAAGGTCGGCGATGTGGTCGTCTCGGTCGGCACATCCGGTGTTGTCTCGGCCGTCACCGATATCGCCGCGGCCGACCCGTCGGGAATCATTGCAGGGTTCGCCGACGCGACAGGTCGGCAGCTTCCTTTGGTGTGCACGTTGAATGCTGCGCGTGTTCTCGACGCGACGGCGTCGTTGTTGGGCGTCGATCACGACGGACTGTCCCGGCTCGCGCTGTCGACTCCGAGCGAAGGTCTCGTACTGATTCCGTACTTCGAAGGTGAACGGACCCCGAATCGTCCCGACGCATCCGGTGCACTTCACGGTCTGCGCCTTGGTAATTCGACGCCAGGCCATCTAGCGCGCGCCGCGTTGGAGGGCTTGCTGTGCGGCTTGGCCGACGGCATCGACGCGCTCCGGACCGCGGGGGTCGACACGCGCAGGGTCCTGCTCATCGGCGGCGGCGCCCAGTCGGCAGCGCTGTGCGAACTCGCCCCGGCGATCCTCGGCGTACCCATCGTCGTCCCCGAGCCGGGCGAGTACGTCGCCGACGGTGCAGCGCGCCAAGCGGCCTGGGCACTGGCGGGCACACCTGAGCCGCCGCAGTGGGCGTCGGCGCGTGCCCGCACCTTCGAAGCCGACCCGAATCCGGAAATCCGTGAGCGGTACGCGGAGGTCCGGGATCTGACCGAAGGCGTCTGA
- a CDS encoding HNH endonuclease signature motif containing protein has translation MLSGEGVAGVADDVGVASARGVLAISDQILCGAVESMEAAWKSVAAVDSSLLVDADRRALMVRMETLSRAMYGTSHTWLTELIDSDGLAVLPERSNPARLGCLLRVDPYVAGKRIKIAAKLSRRRAMTGEKLDPEYPTTADAHGSGEIDAAHAKVIDKFFTKLPSAVDHESKVQSEILLGNLAKEVTPEQLRVAAARLHALLDPDGTLDDKDPSSKCYFRLGPQDSDGLSKGSFVIDAECRAYLEPLLAKLAKPGNCNPDEPKPVVDEPGGSDEPGGSDEPGGSDEPGGSDEPGGSDESGGSDEPGGSDEESGPGDETDSDPTLFGGPGGDGSGGGGSGGGGSGGGGSGGSESDDSEARSRTIEDDGRRAGRDARSQGQRNHDAFKVILRQMLASGTLGQHRGLPVTAIITMTAKELETASGHAVTGTGSLVAIRDAIRMAAHARHYLAIFDDDGRALYLGRSKRIASADQRIVLTARDRGCSFPGCTRPAVWSQAHHVTDWARGGDTDVDSLTFGCDTHHPLVGDGPNDWATTTTGPDHPQPGRTQWHPPEAVDPDRRGLVNHYHHPQEYLYQEPEDPEP, from the coding sequence ATGCTTTCGGGGGAGGGTGTCGCCGGTGTAGCCGACGACGTAGGGGTCGCGAGTGCACGTGGTGTGCTCGCGATTTCCGATCAGATCCTGTGCGGTGCAGTCGAATCGATGGAAGCCGCGTGGAAATCTGTTGCAGCCGTTGATTCGAGCCTGCTCGTCGATGCTGATCGGCGTGCGTTGATGGTTCGAATGGAAACGTTGTCGCGGGCGATGTACGGCACCTCGCACACATGGCTGACCGAATTGATAGACAGCGACGGGTTGGCGGTGTTGCCGGAGAGGAGCAACCCTGCGCGACTGGGGTGTTTGCTACGCGTCGATCCATATGTGGCGGGTAAGCGCATCAAGATTGCTGCGAAGCTTTCGCGGCGTCGGGCGATGACCGGGGAGAAGCTCGATCCGGAATACCCGACGACCGCGGATGCGCATGGTAGCGGCGAGATCGATGCTGCGCATGCGAAGGTCATCGACAAGTTCTTCACGAAGTTGCCTTCGGCTGTCGATCACGAGTCGAAAGTCCAGTCCGAGATTCTGCTGGGGAATCTTGCGAAAGAGGTGACGCCCGAGCAGCTTCGCGTTGCTGCAGCACGTCTGCATGCGCTGTTGGATCCGGACGGGACGCTCGATGACAAGGATCCGTCGAGCAAGTGCTACTTCCGGCTCGGGCCTCAGGACTCCGACGGGCTGAGCAAGGGCAGCTTCGTCATCGACGCGGAGTGCCGGGCGTATCTCGAGCCGCTCCTGGCCAAACTGGCCAAGCCCGGCAACTGCAACCCCGACGAGCCGAAGCCTGTGGTCGACGAACCTGGTGGCAGTGACGAACCCGGTGGCAGCGACGAGCCCGGTGGCAGCGACGAGCCTGGTGGCAGCGACGAGCCTGGTGGCAGCGACGAGTCCGGTGGCAGTGACGAACCTGGTGGCAGTGACGAGGAGTCCGGACCGGGGGATGAAACAGACAGCGATCCCACCTTGTTCGGCGGTCCCGGCGGCGATGGGTCCGGCGGTGGTGGGTCCGGCGGTGGTGGGTCTGGCGGTGGTGGGTCTGGCGGCAGCGAGTCCGATGACAGTGAAGCCCGTTCCCGGACTATCGAGGATGACGGGCGTCGAGCGGGCCGGGATGCACGCAGTCAGGGGCAGCGGAATCATGATGCGTTCAAGGTGATTCTGCGCCAGATGCTTGCCTCCGGCACGCTTGGGCAGCATCGCGGGTTGCCGGTCACTGCGATCATCACGATGACGGCGAAGGAACTCGAAACCGCGTCCGGGCATGCGGTGACCGGCACTGGGTCTCTGGTGGCTATTCGGGATGCGATTCGCATGGCCGCGCATGCTCGTCACTACCTGGCGATCTTCGACGACGACGGACGGGCCCTGTATTTGGGCCGCTCCAAACGTATTGCATCTGCTGATCAGCGGATCGTGCTGACCGCTCGCGATCGCGGGTGTAGCTTTCCGGGTTGTACTCGGCCTGCGGTGTGGTCTCAGGCTCATCACGTGACCGATTGGGCGCGTGGCGGCGATACCGATGTCGATTCGCTGACGTTCGGATGCGATACGCATCATCCGCTCGTCGGCGACGGGCCGAACGACTGGGCGACGACCACCACGGGCCCTGATCATCCGCAGCCGGGGCGAACCCAGTGGCATCCACCGGAGGCTGTCGACCCGGATCGTAGAGGGCTCGTCAACCACTATCACCATCCGCAGGAATACCTGTATCAGGAACCCGAGGACCCCGAACCGTAG
- a CDS encoding NAD(P)/FAD-dependent oxidoreductase, whose protein sequence is MHVHSVVIIGSGFGGQCAAKALLDRGIDDLVILERRSFLGGTWRQNRYPGAAVDVQSPLYSIASEPFEWTRMFAEREELERYTDHVLESNGLPARTHSDTDVQRIEWSGDHWKITTSRGDYAAKFVVNASGPLSTPVVPPFPGRERFQGTQFHTNDWDTDFDHAGQRVAIVGSGASAAQVIPAIAPDVKHLHVFQRTPHWVMPRNDREFTPLQRRLLRVEPIRRLVRAAIYWSLETRIIGFKYSRRALKAVAQRAALKHLATQVPDADLRAKLTPDYLIGCKRVILSDTLYPSLGAPNVTLHDKNDGIAEITETGVVTTSGERVDIDLLVWSTGYDATDGVISYPVIGRDGRALSDIWNPYPRAYLGTTVPGFPNLFIVTGPNTGIGHTSAIFLIEAQMEYIVRAIDAVRAAGAVAVEVTSAAEQDYTDRIHRDMEGTVWKDGGCHSWYQSRSGHVVAMFPGFSFTFRRWAKRFRPAAHTIHMAPTTAKEEVSA, encoded by the coding sequence ATGCACGTACATTCGGTAGTGATCATCGGGAGCGGCTTCGGTGGTCAATGCGCAGCGAAGGCGCTGCTCGATCGAGGCATCGATGATCTGGTCATCCTCGAGAGGCGATCGTTTCTCGGCGGGACCTGGCGACAGAATCGATATCCGGGTGCAGCGGTGGACGTGCAGAGCCCGCTGTACTCGATAGCGTCCGAGCCGTTCGAATGGACGCGGATGTTCGCCGAGAGGGAGGAGCTCGAGCGCTACACCGACCACGTACTCGAGTCGAACGGGCTGCCAGCTCGGACGCATTCCGACACGGACGTTCAGAGAATCGAGTGGTCCGGAGACCATTGGAAGATCACGACATCGCGCGGTGACTACGCAGCGAAATTCGTGGTGAACGCATCGGGCCCGCTCAGCACTCCCGTCGTACCACCGTTTCCTGGCCGCGAGCGATTCCAGGGCACTCAGTTCCACACCAACGACTGGGACACGGACTTCGACCACGCAGGCCAACGCGTCGCGATCGTCGGTAGTGGGGCAAGCGCAGCGCAGGTGATCCCTGCGATCGCGCCTGACGTGAAGCACCTGCACGTTTTTCAGCGCACACCGCACTGGGTGATGCCGCGCAACGACCGCGAATTCACTCCACTTCAGCGCAGATTGCTGCGCGTGGAACCCATCCGCAGGCTCGTGCGCGCCGCGATCTACTGGAGTCTCGAGACTCGGATCATCGGCTTCAAGTATTCACGACGCGCTCTGAAGGCAGTAGCCCAGCGTGCTGCGCTGAAACACTTGGCAACTCAGGTGCCGGACGCGGACCTGCGAGCGAAGCTCACTCCCGACTACCTCATCGGCTGCAAGCGAGTGATTCTGTCCGACACGCTGTACCCATCGTTGGGCGCGCCGAACGTCACCCTGCACGACAAGAACGACGGCATTGCCGAGATCACCGAAACAGGTGTCGTCACCACCTCCGGCGAACGCGTCGACATCGATCTCCTGGTGTGGTCCACCGGATACGACGCCACCGACGGCGTCATCTCCTACCCGGTGATCGGACGCGATGGCCGCGCATTGTCGGACATCTGGAACCCCTACCCGCGGGCCTATCTGGGCACGACCGTTCCGGGATTCCCCAATCTCTTCATCGTGACCGGCCCGAACACCGGAATTGGGCACACGTCCGCGATCTTCCTCATCGAGGCGCAGATGGAGTACATCGTGCGAGCCATCGACGCGGTGCGCGCGGCAGGTGCTGTCGCGGTAGAAGTCACCTCCGCTGCGGAACAGGACTACACCGACAGGATTCACCGCGATATGGAGGGCACGGTGTGGAAGGACGGCGGCTGCCACAGCTGGTACCAGTCGCGGTCCGGGCACGTCGTGGCGATGTTTCCGGGATTCAGCTTCACGTTTCGGCGTTGGGCCAAGCGGTTTCGACCGGCCGCGCACACGATTCACATGGCACCCACGACCGCGAAGGAAGAGGTATCGGCATGA
- a CDS encoding SDR family NAD(P)-dependent oxidoreductase, whose protein sequence is MKDHSGQVVLITGAAGGIGAAVATALHRRGASLVLVDVVSSDLDGVAAALGNDRVAIAYADVTQREQLDAAVATALRTFGRLDVVLANAGISSGATASTIRSAEDGVFERVIGVNLLGVWNTVRAALPHVVESGGYILLTSSTYAYLNGLANAPYAASKAAVEQLGRALRTELAGTDATAGVLYPGWVSTPIADVAFGGDDIATALVARAFPTPLRRPISTDKLARAVVRGIERRAPRIQVPGRWIPFSLLRGIVNPISDAMLGRDADIIRLTTELDGRRK, encoded by the coding sequence ATGAAAGACCATTCCGGGCAGGTCGTTCTGATCACCGGTGCGGCCGGAGGGATCGGCGCTGCGGTGGCCACAGCGCTTCATCGCCGCGGGGCCTCTCTCGTGCTGGTCGACGTCGTCTCGTCCGACCTCGACGGGGTTGCTGCGGCGCTGGGGAACGACCGAGTTGCCATCGCCTACGCGGACGTAACGCAGCGAGAGCAATTGGACGCGGCAGTTGCCACTGCACTGAGGACCTTCGGTCGACTTGATGTGGTACTGGCGAATGCGGGGATCTCCAGTGGTGCAACGGCGTCGACCATTCGTTCCGCGGAGGATGGGGTCTTCGAGAGAGTGATCGGCGTCAACCTCCTCGGGGTGTGGAACACAGTGCGAGCTGCACTGCCACATGTCGTCGAATCCGGCGGTTACATCCTGCTGACCTCGTCGACGTACGCGTATCTCAACGGCCTCGCCAATGCGCCGTACGCAGCCTCGAAAGCTGCTGTCGAGCAGCTCGGTCGAGCGTTGCGAACCGAATTGGCGGGCACCGATGCCACAGCCGGGGTTCTCTATCCGGGGTGGGTCTCGACGCCAATCGCCGACGTCGCGTTCGGTGGAGACGACATCGCGACAGCGCTTGTCGCCAGGGCATTCCCGACGCCCCTGCGGCGCCCCATCTCGACCGATAAGCTCGCACGTGCGGTAGTGCGGGGGATCGAGCGTCGAGCACCGCGTATTCAGGTACCCGGACGATGGATCCCGTTTTCTCTTCTCAGGGGCATCGTCAACCCCATCTCCGATGCGATGCTCGGTCGGGACGCCGACATCATCCGTCTCACAACGGAGCTCGACGGTCGCAGGAAATGA
- a CDS encoding TetR/AcrR family transcriptional regulator, with product MTTDSETSGRAYRGESAEDRDERRRRQLLDAGLQVFGSVGYRAATVRGLCREAKVADRHFYQYFDRTEDLLLAVYGECIAHLTESISHALADVDSGGDIGTSDIGAIVGRGLDALFECVEDPHLARVVWIEVLGVSPRVERTYLSAMKKFGSLMLDYVRTFDRDLAPGRDVDLDLLAAAAVGGISHTAMTWFASGYAAERHIVVATTAAFLSSIVVPLTGNAQRG from the coding sequence ATGACCACAGACTCCGAGACATCCGGACGGGCGTATCGCGGCGAGAGCGCCGAGGATCGCGACGAGCGGCGTCGAAGGCAACTGTTGGATGCCGGACTGCAGGTGTTCGGCAGTGTCGGTTATCGAGCGGCAACGGTTCGTGGTCTGTGTCGCGAAGCCAAGGTCGCCGATCGACACTTCTACCAGTATTTCGACAGGACCGAAGATCTGCTGCTCGCTGTTTACGGCGAGTGCATTGCGCACCTGACAGAGTCGATTTCCCACGCACTGGCGGACGTCGACTCCGGCGGTGATATCGGGACCAGTGATATCGGGGCGATTGTCGGACGGGGTCTCGATGCACTGTTCGAGTGCGTCGAGGACCCGCACCTCGCGCGAGTGGTCTGGATCGAGGTGCTCGGGGTCAGTCCTCGCGTCGAACGGACGTACCTCAGCGCAATGAAGAAGTTCGGTTCGCTGATGCTCGACTACGTCCGCACATTCGACCGCGATCTTGCACCCGGCCGCGACGTAGACCTCGATCTCCTCGCGGCTGCCGCAGTCGGCGGAATCAGCCATACTGCGATGACGTGGTTCGCGAGCGGGTACGCGGCCGAACGTCACATAGTCGTCGCGACCACCGCAGCATTCCTCAGTAGCATCGTCGTACCGTTGACCGGAAACGCGCAGCGCGGCTGA